The DNA segment AGACCGGAACCTTCAGGGACGGCGTGATAAGCGTGACACCCTTTGGAATGCAGAGGATATACGATAAACTGAAGGCTTACTGGGTAAAGGTTGACTTTGAACTGCGCGGCGACGTCTTCGCTGTCGGCGTTGATGAGGCTGACCCAGCGATAAGGCCGGACGACATAGTCGGCATAGTCCGGGATGAGAAAGTTGTCGGTGTCGGAAAGGCCGTTCTGGCCGGAGAAGAGATGGTTCGCTCAAAGAAGGGCGTCGCGGTTAAGGTTAGGAAGAGGGCGTAACTCCTAAAAACCCGCTTTTCTATCTTCCCACATGCCGAAGCACTTCAAAAGGGGCGTCAAGAGGGAGCACCACTTTCTCAAGGGTATTGAGCGGCCGCTCGAAGAGATAGCCCGGATCCCAGGGGTTAAGAAGGTAATCCCCGGCAGGATATACGCGAGCGATTCCAGGGGCTTCGAGATAAAGGTCTCTAGGGAAACGACCACAGGGCTGAAGCTGATAGCGAAGAGCGATGGGAGCGTTCAGGACGTTTTTCTCGTCGTTGATAAGGCCAACAGGGAGAGGGTTTGGAGGGAGATAGAAAAGAAGATGAGGGGTGGGAAAGGCTAAATCTCCTCAATTTTCGGAACCACCTCTTCTGGGGTTCCCGTCATCACAACCTTTCCTGCGGCTATCACGACGATTCTGTCAGCGAACTCAACCAGCGGGCGCCAGATGTGGGAGACCACGACCATGTTGGCCCCCTTTTCCGCCTGCTCGCCTATGACTTCCGCTACTTCCCTGATTCCCTCCAGGTCGAGGTTCGCCAGTGGCTCGTCCAGGAACACCAGCTCCGGCTTTCCGAGGAATGCCTGGGTCAGACTGATCCTCTTGAGCATTCCAGCAGAGTACTCTCCCATCTTTCTGTCGAGGTAATTCACCGCGGAGAACAGCTCCGCGGCGTTGGTTACCTCTTCCTCCCTCAGACCCTTGACCTCCGCTATGTAACCGAGCCATTCCCTGGCCGTCCTGTGCCTCGGAAGAGCCGGCGGGTCGAAGGAGACGCCTATCCTTTTCCTCAGCCCGTCGTTGCTCCATGGATTTTCCCCGAGAACCTTGATTTCCCCGTTGCTTGGCCTGTAGAGGCCGGCGCAGAGGTTCAGGAAGGTGCTCTTTCCTCCGCCGTTGGGACCGAGTATAAGCGTTAATCCCTCATCGATTTCAAGGTTTATCGAATCCAGGGCAACCAGCCTCCCGAACCGCTTGGTGAGGTTTCTCGCGGTTATCATTTCTTAATCCCCTCCACCAGCAGGATTGCCGCCAGAAGCAGGGCGCTCACTCCACCCAGGCCGTACCTGATGTTGAGCACCGTTACCGAGGGATACCTGTTTATGATCCTGACCGCCATCGTCACCGGTGTCATGGTCTGAACCGAGAAGTAGTAGGGGCCGGAATGCTCCAGCATAACCCTGCCCCTGAAGCTTCCGCTCACGTTCCTCTCAAGGACTGCCCTTCCGCTTTCCGGATCGAAGACCTTGACGTCGTATTCGGTTCCCTCGTCGGCGCTGGAACTCAGCATGACCATTCCCGAGGAGGGCACGATGATCCCCTGCCCCACGAGGACGACCTCAGAAATTGGCTGGGTCAGCACATTCTTCTCTATCGGGAACACGAGGAGGGTCATGATGACCACCGACAGCAGTACCGCCTTCAGGAGCCTCATGAGACGTCCCTCCACTCGCTGAGTATAAGAGCTATCCCCAGCATCACCACCGGAAGGAGAAGCCCCACGTAGAAGGAACCGTCAAGGAACGCCGCTATCCTGTCGGAGGGGTAAAACTGAGTCGTGTAGGCCTTGAAGAACGCATCGTCAATTATCGCAGGGGGAAGGCTCCTCAGTTTGAGCACGAGGGGGACGTAGAGGAGTGTGATGCTCCCGAGGAGGGAGGCGAAGGTGTTTGGTGAGAGCATCGCCACCAGGGCTGAGAGGGACACCACGTAGAGCACCATCATCGCCCAGTAGAGGAGATAGCCCGCTAAAAAGCCCTCTCCAAAGAGTGCCCTACTCATCAGCCCGGGAACGTCCCCGTGGATGTAGATGAAGGCAAGGAACGCCGGCAGGATTGAAGCGAGGAAGAGCAGCACCATCGCCGAGAATGCCTTCGAAAGGACCACCGAGTGGTTCCTGACGGGCAGGCTGTAGATGCTTTTGGCGACCCTCGTGTCCCGGTCATATCTTAGCATCAGCGAGACCAGCAACGCTCCGGTGAGGGCGAATATCGTGTACTCCTCGATCCCCAGCCTTGGCAGGGTGAGGCCAATGTTCTTAGCCGATTCGGAAACTATTACGCTGTCAGGTCCGGCTATCATGAACACGGTATCGTTTCTCGTCAGGCCGGAGAAGAATGTGATGCCGAGCATGATGAAGCCAAAGATGAAGACGATGAGGTTGTATGGGTCTTCAAGCTCCCACCTTATCTGGGCCCTCATTGCCTCACCTCCTCACTTTCAGGATCAGATAGACGACCGCAACAACTCCGGCCAGGGTAGCCAGCTTGATCCACAGGGGACGGTTTTCCTTCTCTTCACGGCTTGGAACGTTATCGGTGGGGGGCAACGAGTGGGTTTGGTTTTTACCGAGAACGTCGTTCTCGTCGGTCTCTGTCATCTCCTCAGATTTTACGTCGTCCGATCCACTCGAAGGCGGCGAGATGACGATTTTCGGATCCTCATCTGCTGGCTTTTTCTCCAGGCTTATCTCAACGGTCTTTGACTCGTTCGGGGCCAGGATTACCTCCACGCTCTTCATGAGGTAGCCCGGGGCCTTCACGGTGAGGTTGTAGCGTCCGGGGCTGAGGGTGAGGTTTCTTGCCACGACCTCCTTACTGTTCAAGAGCACCGTCGCGTTGCCTGGATGGGTCACGACCGTGAGGGTTGCGCTGGCCGGGGAGAGCTTCAGGAAGACGCTTGAGCTCTCGACCAGAACCACCGATTCCCGGGCGGAGAGGTTGCCTCTGGAGGCTATGACCGTGTAGTTCCCGGGTGGAAGGAACAGCGTGGTGGGCGTGACGGCGAAGGCCCTTAGAACCCCATCGGTAACCACTATGGAAGCGTTGCCGGGCTCTGAATTGACTTCAATGGGGACCGTTCTCACAGCCTTCCTTTCCACCGTCAGCGCGGACTTCACCTTTTCCATGTCCACGTTGATGTGGTGAGTCTCATTGGGAACAACCCTGACGACGCTTTCGATGAGATAGTGGTTCTCCGCTATCCCAACGACGTGGGTGTCGATCCTGTGAATTACCGGAATCCGTATCGTTCCGTAGTAACCGATGGCGGTGGCGTTGTGGACATCGTGGGGGATTGCGGGAACGTAGAGGCCCATGGGTGTATAGAAGACGTACCTGTTGTGACCCCCGTTGATGTAGAACGTTAGGCCTTCGGGAACCGAGGTTATTTCCAGCCGCGCCCAGGGGACGAGGTAGGTGGCGTTCCTGACGCTCTCCTGTCGTTCGCTTCCCCCGGGATACACTTCGACATAGAAAATACAGGGATTTCTGTCATCGTCTCCAATGTGCATGAAGGTTCCATTGAGGGTTATGTACACCTCGTCCCTTCCCCGCACTGCGAGGCCCATTGGGTAAGGGTTTGATATGTTAAGATACCCGGAGTTGCTTCCACACCCACCCGGGAACGCAAACGGATTGAAGGGCGGGTTGAGCTTTTCCCGGCTGTAGTTGGCGCTCTCGTTGAAGATTGCCCTTACCGACGCGATTCCCTCCCCTGAAACTGCCTCTTTAATCTCCTCGGGGTTCACGCGAATTATTGTAGCCGTCTCGGCCACCACCGAAACCCGGGCAATCACCGTGACGTTTCCGGTTATCCTGACGGTGTAGTTTCCTGGAGGGAGCGCCAGACCTACGGGAGTAGCGTAAGAGCCTACCCCTACTATCTCAGCCACCAGGCCACTGGGTGCCTCAACGAACAGGTAGCCGGGCTTCTCCATAGCTTCTCCAGTTGAATACACAGGAGGAATGAGCAAACCGGCCATCAAAAATACCAGGAAAAACGCTTTCCACGTCACCTCTTCCACCTCCTTTCCGTCCACAGGAAGACCACAGCGAGAATGACGAGCGAGAGGGCGAAGAAGTACTTAGCCAGCGTCGAAGGTGAACGCCCGCTCCCGTAGTCCGGGAGCTTGACGTTGGTGTCGTAGAGGTTGAACCCCTGAGCCCACCACTCCTTATCTGCCTTTCCCTCATCGATGAGCTTGTACAATTTCCTGGAGTTCACCCTGTCAAGGGCAATTACTTTAACGATGCCCAGACTAACAAGCTCAGGAGTGATATCACAGAGTCCGGTCGTTATTAAAATGCCGGTATCTATGTCATAAACTAACTGAGTTACAATATCAAAGCTTCCTCCTGTTTGTCGATTGTACACAAGATACAGTCCCCTGCCCTCAACGTAGAGGTACGGTGGCATGAAATCTTTGTAGTGTGTGTGGAGTACCCTGTTCTCCATCCATGTATATGAGACGTTCTTTATCGTTATCCTGTCCGAGATGAGGCCATACTTCTTTAGAAAGGCTGGAACAACGATATAGTCATCCTCTTTTGGCAAATGGAGTGGATTCACAAAAAACATGGGTCTGCCAATTGGTGTACCATCTTCTTCATAGTAAAGCATCTCTGTTAGGTTAAGAAGGAGTGTTTTCTTCAAGCTTAATCTGGGAATGATAATTCCCTGTTTAGCACTCACATTATTTAACTCAAGCTCGATCTGAACATACGCAGTATCGCTGGTCGTATTCACGATCTTAATGGTTAGATACATGTCCCCAGAAACCAGGAGGGTCACGGTTGAACTATTGTCCAAATCCTCGATAATGCTCTTGGGGATACCCTGAGGGGGAAGTAACCTAGGCCATACCTCAATAACATTTACCTCTCCTTTTTTTGGATTCGTTGGCATCATCATTGTGTACACCAAATACGTTCCATCTCTGAACCACGAGGGCGTCTTTGGCTTTTCGATGCTTTGTGCTCCTGAGAAGGGTGAAACAACCAGAAAAAGAATTAGAAAAAACAAAACTGCTCTTCTCACGCTGTTTCCCTCCGAAATCATCCGAAATAATTAGGAATGTCTGCAAAGGCAGTTTCTATCGAGCCATATCGGGTGTATGTAACGTAGGCATACGATCTTTTTGAGTCTATCTTAAGCCCCTTGCTTATCACTTCGACTCCTTTTGCTGTGGCTGTTCCGTAAACTGTGTCTGTGAGAACCATCTTGAACTGGCCGTTGCATACGAGGACTTGCCCGTGTATGCCTGTCCATACCCATTCGTTGTCGCTCCACTGCCTAACGTCGCTGTTGTGGTCCCAGGGCGTCCAGCAGCTCTGGGTGGAAACGCTACCTGCCGCATTCACGAGGCCGATCAACAGTCCTCCAAGGAGGAGGACTCCGAGTAATATCCTACGCTTCATGGTATCGCCTCCATAGAAGGCGTTAGTAATAACTTATTGAGCCTTATAAGTCTTACGTTTTAAGGTTGTGTTTAGCACACTGGATTTGATAGGTCTAAAAACAGTTAACGCCTGTCGTATGGGAATAAATCTCTAACTGGATAATCGTATGCCGTCCTAGAGAATGTACCTGTAGAAACCCAACGGATCCGAAAGGATTTGGGGGATTCGATTAAAGTTCCCCCTTCCCCTCAAAGAACGCCTCAAGCTCCTCGTCGCTTACCTCATCGTCAGCCTGGGTATATCCAAGCTCCCTCTTCTGAAGTTCTATGAGGCCGGGCGTGAGGAGGAGCTTTCCGTTCAGCTTTGGCACCGCGTAGTGGAGCGTTATCTCGCTGAACTCGTCCAGCTTTATCGTGGGATTAAGCTCGTACTCAATCTCGTCCAGCCGCTTCCCTTCGGCAATGAGCTTTGCCACTATCGCCGAGCCGTCTATGGAGAACTGGACGCTCCCTATGTGCCTGGCCTTCGCTCCTTCGATCTTTTCTGTTATGAACTTCTTGGTCTTTCCGGTGAACTCGAAGTCCCCGAGGATTCCACCCACGACGATTATGCTGTCCTCCCCAATATCCTCAGGTTTCAGCTCCTCCTCAGCGAAGGGGTCGAGGATTATGAGCTTCGACCTGTCGAAGGGGAACTCGGTAACGCTCTGGCTCAAAACGCTCCCCAGCTTCGCGAGTTCTTCCCTTTCATGGGGTTCTACGTTGGTGAATATCAGCTTCTCCCCCCACCACTCGCTCGCGTGCCTGTACTCCAGCAGTACCCAGTCGCGTAGCTCCTCCAGGTGTTCTATGAGCAGGTAAGGCATGAGCACCACCACGCCCGCTTTGCCCTTTGGTCTTAAAAGCCTGCCGACTTCCCGGAACTGCCCAGTTAGAGTTTTAATCCGGAAGGCGAACTTCATAGCATGAGCTTCAGGGAAAAGTATTCGAGGCTGGGCGAGAGGTACGAGCGCATAGACGGGCCGCTTGAGAGGTTCTTCGACCCCCTGAGGAGGAAGGCGGCCGCCTTTGTTTCCGGGAAGATCTTGGAGGTCGGTGTGGGGACGGGCTTGATGCTCCCCTACTATCCAAAGGACATAGAACTCCACGCAATAGATGCCGTCCCGGAGATGCTGAGAGTGGCGGAGAAGAAGGCCAAGGAACTCGGCCTGAATGCCAGCTTTTACGTCATGGACGCCGAGAACCTTGAATTCCCGGACGGGAGCTTTGACACCGTGGTCTCGACCTTCGTGTTCTGCACTGTCCCGAACCCGGAGAAGGCGATGAAAGAAATCCATCGCGTCCTGAGGCCGGGCGGGAGGGCGGTATTCCTCGAACACACAAAAAGCGACTGCAGGCTGATCAACTGGCTCTTCCTCAAGCCCCTTGACATTCTCCTCGGGTGGCTAATAGAGGACAACACCCTCCGGGAAACCCACAGACTGGTGGGAGAGTACTTCAAGGTCGAGCACGAGGAGAGCCACTATGGCGGGATTGTGAGGATTATTGTGGGGAGAAAGGAGGGATAAAACTTTTAAAGTCCGGGGATGCCTTATATTACGGGCTGAACAGTGCGGTGGTAGTCTAGCCTGGTCTAGGACACCGGCCTTCCAAGCCGGTGACCCGGGTTCAAATCCCGGCCACCGCACCATAATATTCTGGTGGGCGCATCTTTTCTAGACCCAACGGTTTTGGGACGACGTCCTCCTAAAAACAATCTATGGAAATATCACCCATAAAGGATAAAAACCGTGAAAATCCAAAAAGAGAAAAGCTCACTTCAGCTTTTCGAGAATTATGGCAGGGCAGACCTTTGTAACGCCCTCGATTTTGCCTATCCTGTTGGAGATTATGTCGGAGAGATCCTCCCCGTCCTTGGCCCATACCTCGGCCATTATCATGTGGTCACCGCTCGTGAGGTAGACGCTCCTGACAAACTCAAACTCCTTGAGCTTGCTCGCAACGTCGAATATCTTCTCCGGCAGTGTGTCAACGCCAGTGAGGCTGACGAGGTTGTAGCCGAGCTTCGATGGGTCAACGACAACGGTGTACTGCTTGATAACTCCTGCCTCCTCAAGGGCCTTAACCCTCTTCCTGACGGCTGTCTCGCTGATGCCCAGAACCTTGGCTATCTCCGTGAAAGGAGTACGGGCATCCTTAGTGAGCATGTCGATTATAATCCTGTCCCTTTCATCAAGCATTTTTTCATCACCTCTGTTCAATGTTATGCAGACTAAGTATATTAAGTTTTTGAACCTATTGGTTCTAAAGTTAAACCTTGAGTTTAAGTTTGACAACCGTCTCCACGTGAGGCGTGTGCGGGAACATGTCGAGTCCAACGGCACTCTCCACGGTGTACCTCTCGGAGAGGGCATTTAGATTGTCTTTGAGCGTCTTTGGATTGCAGGAGACGTAAACGATGCTTTGCGGTCCCTCTTTTAAGAATTTTCTTACCAATCTCGGATGCAACCCTGCCCTCGGCGGATCCACGATTACCGTGTCGTATTTCGAAAGATTTTCGACATCTTTGTCCTCTCCAACCTTGAAGGTTGCCTCAACGCCGTTCAGCTGGGCGTTTTTATTGGCCATCTCCACGGCAAAGGGGT comes from the Thermococcus thioreducens genome and includes:
- a CDS encoding DUF2103 domain-containing protein, translated to MPKHFKRGVKREHHFLKGIERPLEEIARIPGVKKVIPGRIYASDSRGFEIKVSRETTTGLKLIAKSDGSVQDVFLVVDKANRERVWREIEKKMRGGKG
- a CDS encoding ABC transporter ATP-binding protein is translated as MITARNLTKRFGRLVALDSINLEIDEGLTLILGPNGGGKSTFLNLCAGLYRPSNGEIKVLGENPWSNDGLRKRIGVSFDPPALPRHRTAREWLGYIAEVKGLREEEVTNAAELFSAVNYLDRKMGEYSAGMLKRISLTQAFLGKPELVFLDEPLANLDLEGIREVAEVIGEQAEKGANMVVVSHIWRPLVEFADRIVVIAAGKVVMTGTPEEVVPKIEEI
- a CDS encoding PEGA domain-containing protein, which gives rise to MTWKAFFLVFLMAGLLIPPVYSTGEAMEKPGYLFVEAPSGLVAEIVGVGSYATPVGLALPPGNYTVRITGNVTVIARVSVVAETATIIRVNPEEIKEAVSGEGIASVRAIFNESANYSREKLNPPFNPFAFPGGCGSNSGYLNISNPYPMGLAVRGRDEVYITLNGTFMHIGDDDRNPCIFYVEVYPGGSERQESVRNATYLVPWARLEITSVPEGLTFYINGGHNRYVFYTPMGLYVPAIPHDVHNATAIGYYGTIRIPVIHRIDTHVVGIAENHYLIESVVRVVPNETHHINVDMEKVKSALTVERKAVRTVPIEVNSEPGNASIVVTDGVLRAFAVTPTTLFLPPGNYTVIASRGNLSARESVVLVESSSVFLKLSPASATLTVVTHPGNATVLLNSKEVVARNLTLSPGRYNLTVKAPGYLMKSVEVILAPNESKTVEISLEKKPADEDPKIVISPPSSGSDDVKSEEMTETDENDVLGKNQTHSLPPTDNVPSREEKENRPLWIKLATLAGVVAVVYLILKVRR
- a CDS encoding class I SAM-dependent methyltransferase; the protein is MSFREKYSRLGERYERIDGPLERFFDPLRRKAAAFVSGKILEVGVGTGLMLPYYPKDIELHAIDAVPEMLRVAEKKAKELGLNASFYVMDAENLEFPDGSFDTVVSTFVFCTVPNPEKAMKEIHRVLRPGGRAVFLEHTKSDCRLINWLFLKPLDILLGWLIEDNTLRETHRLVGEYFKVEHEESHYGGIVRIIVGRKEG
- the lrpA gene encoding HTH-type transcriptional regulator LrpA, which encodes MLDERDRIIIDMLTKDARTPFTEIAKVLGISETAVRKRVKALEEAGVIKQYTVVVDPSKLGYNLVSLTGVDTLPEKIFDVASKLKEFEFVRSVYLTSGDHMIMAEVWAKDGEDLSDIISNRIGKIEGVTKVCPAIILEKLK